One window of Myxococcus fulvus genomic DNA carries:
- a CDS encoding restriction endonuclease subunit S has translation MIDGLKPYEAYRNSGLLHPTPIPEHWTTLRAKGVFYEVDDKSSSGKETLLSVSHISGVRRRSDINATMFLAKSNVGHKRCQPDDLVVNTMWAWMGALGVSPYSGIVSPAYAVYRQRRSASLLPKYADHLLRTSNYVAEYTSRSTGIHSSRLRMYPEAFFRAPLIIPPRDEQAAIVRFLAHENRRVDDYVRAKKKVIRAASDARASITDEVSWKYAAQTARLALVTTSVFRPVSRERSASYIRLGLRNRGRGIFHKPPQLGEHLGDSEFFWVEPGDLVISGQFAWEGAVAIAAEADRGTIVSHRYPILRGKPEAALTPYLWALLRSGYGELLLDVNSRGAAGRNRPLNDRALGKEKIPIPPLVEQQRVAEYVAVEADVRRSVEREIAAVQQFRAQLVADVVTGQLDVRAAAASLPPVEDDGPAELLGDDSDDGLDDQDNEAA, from the coding sequence GTGATCGATGGGTTGAAGCCGTACGAGGCATATCGAAACAGCGGGCTGCTCCACCCCACCCCGATTCCCGAACACTGGACCACCTTGCGGGCGAAGGGCGTGTTCTACGAAGTCGACGACAAGTCTTCGTCGGGGAAGGAGACACTCCTCTCCGTCTCACATATCTCTGGCGTTCGCCGTCGTAGCGACATCAACGCGACCATGTTCCTCGCGAAGTCGAATGTCGGGCACAAGCGATGCCAACCCGACGACTTGGTTGTGAACACGATGTGGGCATGGATGGGCGCCCTAGGTGTCTCTCCGTACTCCGGAATCGTAAGCCCGGCATACGCGGTCTACCGCCAACGACGTTCGGCATCCCTTCTCCCCAAGTACGCCGATCACCTACTTCGCACTTCGAACTACGTCGCGGAGTACACGTCGAGATCCACGGGAATCCACTCGTCACGTCTTCGAATGTACCCCGAGGCGTTCTTTCGCGCGCCGCTGATCATACCGCCACGCGACGAGCAAGCCGCGATCGTTCGTTTCCTCGCGCATGAAAATCGACGAGTCGACGATTACGTTCGCGCCAAGAAGAAAGTCATCCGCGCCGCCAGCGATGCACGCGCATCCATAACCGACGAGGTCTCTTGGAAGTACGCTGCGCAGACGGCTCGGCTCGCTCTCGTCACGACCTCAGTTTTTCGGCCAGTCTCTCGCGAACGCAGTGCGTCTTACATCAGGCTGGGCCTTCGAAATCGCGGACGGGGAATCTTCCACAAGCCACCGCAGCTCGGCGAACACCTCGGCGACTCCGAGTTCTTCTGGGTGGAACCTGGCGACCTCGTAATCAGTGGGCAGTTCGCTTGGGAAGGTGCCGTCGCGATTGCAGCGGAAGCTGATCGGGGAACTATCGTCTCCCATCGCTACCCGATCCTTCGAGGAAAGCCTGAGGCCGCACTCACGCCGTACCTCTGGGCATTACTTCGCAGCGGGTACGGCGAACTCCTTCTGGACGTCAACTCACGAGGGGCGGCAGGTCGTAATCGTCCGCTTAATGACCGAGCGCTTGGGAAGGAGAAGATCCCCATCCCTCCTCTCGTCGAGCAGCAGCGAGTTGCTGAGTATGTGGCTGTGGAAGCAGACGTTCGTCGCTCTGTGGAGCGTGAGATTGCCGCTGTTCAACAATTCCGAGCGCAGTTGGTCGCGGACGTCGTGACCGGCCAACTGGACGTGCGCGCTGCGGCTGCGAGTCTGCCCCCCGTGGAGGACGATGGGCCCGCCGAGTTGTTGGGTGACGACAGCGACGATGGCCTCGACGATCAAGACAACGAGGCAGCATGA